The Microbacterium sp. Nx66 genome contains a region encoding:
- a CDS encoding SURF1 family protein: MLRGRWIAMLLLCLVVAGVFAWLGQWQLERAIETDPPAPGATEQVRPLDEVVQPGEYLPEPLVGQRVETEGVWVPGDFLVVGSRFNDGAEGYWVTGQLRVDERVSLAVAIGWAPDREAADAAVERLEAEADGGVVEVAGRVISDEGPSVPPRSDPEQMDRMSPAALLSRWHDIEQLDVYRPYLASTTATAGLDDIASPAPEEQSPVNWLNVFYAAEWVIFAGFAFYLWYRLAKDAWEREVEEFEDAEGSAAV, from the coding sequence ATGCTGCGGGGACGCTGGATCGCGATGCTGCTGCTGTGCCTCGTCGTCGCCGGGGTGTTCGCCTGGCTCGGCCAATGGCAGCTGGAGCGGGCGATCGAGACCGATCCACCGGCGCCGGGGGCGACCGAGCAGGTCCGGCCGCTGGACGAGGTCGTGCAGCCGGGGGAGTACCTCCCCGAGCCCCTCGTCGGGCAGCGCGTGGAGACGGAGGGCGTCTGGGTCCCCGGGGACTTCCTCGTCGTGGGCAGCCGCTTCAACGACGGCGCCGAGGGGTACTGGGTCACCGGACAGCTCCGGGTCGACGAGCGCGTCTCGCTGGCGGTCGCCATCGGCTGGGCGCCGGATCGCGAGGCCGCCGACGCCGCCGTGGAGCGCCTGGAAGCCGAGGCGGACGGCGGCGTGGTCGAGGTCGCCGGTCGCGTCATCTCGGATGAGGGTCCGTCGGTGCCTCCGCGCTCCGATCCGGAGCAGATGGACCGGATGTCCCCGGCCGCTCTGTTGAGCCGCTGGCACGACATCGAGCAGCTCGACGTCTACCGTCCGTATCTCGCCTCCACGACCGCCACGGCAGGGCTCGACGACATCGCCTCGCCCGCGCCGGAGGAGCAGTCCCCGGTCAACTGGCTCAACGTCTTCTATGCCGCCGAGTGGGTCATCTTCGCGGGCTTCGCGTTCTACCTCTGGTACCGCCTGGCGAAGGACGCCTGGGAGCGCGAGGTGGAGGAGTTCGAGGACGCCGAGGGGTCAGCGGCCGTCTGA
- a CDS encoding AbrB/MazE/SpoVT family DNA-binding domain-containing protein, giving the protein MTATFTASLDDHGRLVIPGELRARQRWNEGVTLLMIEEDRGGVVLLAREQARTLVRAQLTGASLANALHDERRAAAAQEDAA; this is encoded by the coding sequence ATGACCGCCACCTTCACTGCTTCGCTGGATGACCACGGGCGCCTGGTCATTCCCGGCGAGTTGCGCGCGCGGCAGCGTTGGAACGAGGGCGTCACTCTGCTGATGATCGAGGAGGACCGCGGCGGCGTCGTCCTCCTCGCACGGGAGCAGGCGCGGACACTTGTCCGTGCGCAGCTCACCGGTGCCAGTCTGGCGAACGCGCTCCACGATGAGCGTCGAGCGGCCGCAGCGCAGGAAGACGCGGCTTGA
- a CDS encoding sensor histidine kinase: MRATPLERAENRWYRVVDNPSPIVKQVPTLVAAAIAGVMTWAIPSLPFTDVALALTGLAVVLVATLHAGVLSALHIREGWIVLLVPMVDILGLGLFRAGTGGAASLFGSLVLLPVIWIAAAPGIRWVFVVGAFTSFALLIPYVVEPPTNAVVWLRGVVGPLVFAAVAAVVNELSRQQRLRVQQAEELVTERTKALSENVSMIVQLRQKEHEYRVLLDSFEGLWASITAQAVIGTDREGRVTAWNPGAVRLLGLSHDEALDDVRVDRFFSPSALKMLAEDTASREDVSGVPAGQGGAPDRAGVPDGLRELFAHADAGHTVDGDIEVRTAGGTTVPARVTVTPHKDPSGAQQGYLFVLTDETRAVEVARMKDEFVGMISHELRTPLSAIIGFLDLLQNDPGQPLTEDQQEFVGIIERNAKRLLNLVGDLLFTAQVESGRFPLERDEADIADLVRSAVASAGPHAQREGIELELQVGDEPIPLLVDPGRLGQAVDNLLSNAIKFTPRGGRVTAAVRRLDGGVQVAIADTGVGIPQDEQRMLFTRFFRASTATRNAVPGVGLGLTITRAIVLAHGGSMDVTSEEGVGTEFRFVLPAAPKTEVLQTLSRAD; the protein is encoded by the coding sequence ATGAGGGCCACGCCGCTGGAGCGTGCCGAGAACCGCTGGTACCGGGTCGTCGACAACCCGAGCCCGATCGTCAAGCAGGTCCCGACTCTCGTCGCCGCCGCGATCGCGGGCGTGATGACCTGGGCCATCCCCAGCCTGCCGTTCACCGATGTGGCCCTCGCGCTGACCGGCCTCGCGGTCGTGCTCGTCGCGACGCTCCACGCCGGGGTGCTCAGCGCGCTGCACATCCGCGAGGGCTGGATCGTGCTGCTGGTGCCGATGGTCGACATCCTGGGACTGGGCCTCTTCCGTGCAGGGACGGGAGGCGCGGCCTCGCTCTTCGGATCGCTCGTGCTGCTCCCGGTGATCTGGATCGCGGCGGCGCCGGGGATCCGCTGGGTCTTCGTCGTCGGCGCGTTCACGTCGTTCGCGCTGCTGATCCCCTACGTCGTCGAACCGCCGACGAACGCGGTGGTGTGGCTCCGCGGCGTCGTCGGTCCGCTCGTCTTCGCGGCCGTCGCGGCCGTGGTGAACGAGCTCTCCCGGCAGCAGCGGCTGCGGGTGCAGCAGGCGGAGGAACTGGTCACGGAGCGGACCAAGGCGCTGTCCGAGAACGTCTCGATGATCGTGCAGCTTCGTCAGAAGGAGCACGAGTACCGCGTGCTGCTCGACTCGTTCGAGGGCCTGTGGGCGTCGATCACCGCGCAGGCCGTGATCGGCACCGATCGCGAGGGGCGCGTCACGGCGTGGAACCCCGGGGCCGTCCGCCTGCTCGGGCTCTCCCACGACGAGGCTCTCGACGACGTGCGCGTCGACCGCTTCTTCTCGCCGTCGGCGCTGAAGATGCTCGCCGAGGACACCGCGTCGCGCGAAGACGTCTCGGGGGTGCCGGCGGGGCAGGGCGGGGCGCCCGACCGCGCAGGAGTGCCGGACGGGCTCCGCGAGCTCTTCGCCCACGCGGACGCCGGCCATACCGTCGACGGCGACATCGAGGTGAGGACCGCGGGTGGCACGACGGTGCCGGCGCGGGTGACCGTCACCCCGCACAAGGATCCGTCCGGCGCGCAGCAGGGCTACCTGTTCGTGCTCACGGACGAGACCAGAGCCGTCGAGGTCGCGCGCATGAAGGACGAGTTCGTGGGGATGATCTCCCATGAGCTCCGGACGCCGCTGAGTGCGATCATCGGCTTCCTCGACCTGTTGCAGAACGACCCCGGTCAGCCCCTGACCGAGGACCAGCAGGAGTTCGTCGGCATCATCGAGCGCAACGCGAAGCGCCTGCTGAACCTCGTCGGCGATCTGCTCTTCACGGCGCAGGTGGAATCGGGGCGCTTTCCCCTGGAGCGGGACGAGGCCGACATCGCGGACCTCGTGCGCTCGGCGGTCGCCTCGGCGGGGCCGCATGCGCAGCGCGAGGGGATCGAACTGGAGCTGCAGGTCGGTGACGAGCCGATCCCGCTGCTGGTCGATCCCGGACGCCTCGGGCAGGCGGTGGACAACCTCCTCTCGAACGCCATCAAGTTCACCCCGCGCGGGGGTCGAGTGACGGCCGCCGTGCGTCGCCTCGACGGCGGGGTGCAGGTCGCCATCGCCGACACCGGGGTCGGGATCCCGCAGGACGAGCAGCGCATGCTCTTCACCCGGTTCTTCCGCGCCTCGACGGCCACGCGCAACGCCGTCCCGGGGGTGGGGCTGGGTCTCACGATCACGCGCGCGATCGTGCTGGCCCACGGCGGATCGATGGACGTGACCAGCGAGGAGGGCGTGGGCACCGAGTTCCGGTTCGTGCTCCCGGCGGCTCCCAAGACCGAGGTGCTGCAGACCCTCAGTCGCGCGGACTGA
- a CDS encoding response regulator, producing the protein MTGRPLALVVEDAPDQATLLGRYLDREGFDVFVAPDAESAIAAFPDIDPQVAVLDLLLPGISGQACCRLIHERYPECFLIVSSVLDVAEYPPADAALPKPITGADLHRAVERVPR; encoded by the coding sequence ATGACCGGACGGCCGCTCGCCCTGGTCGTCGAGGACGCTCCGGATCAGGCGACCCTCCTGGGGCGGTACCTCGATCGGGAGGGCTTCGACGTGTTCGTCGCGCCCGATGCGGAGTCTGCCATCGCCGCCTTCCCGGACATCGACCCCCAGGTCGCCGTCCTGGACCTGCTGCTCCCCGGCATCTCCGGTCAGGCGTGCTGCCGGCTGATCCACGAACGCTACCCGGAGTGCTTCCTCATCGTCAGCTCGGTGCTGGACGTCGCGGAGTATCCACCGGCTGACGCCGCGCTGCCGAAGCCCATCACGGGGGCGGACCTGCATCGGGCCGTGGAGCGGGTGCCGCGATGA
- a CDS encoding ABC-F family ATP-binding cassette domain-containing protein — MGYIDASGISLTLPDGRPLLDEVSFRVGAGSTSALIGPNGAGKTTLLRIIRGEQPADDGVVTIDGGLGVMDQFVGHGEPGQTVHELLVRVAPTRLRAAAEALEAAENALIDRDEHDTQMAYASAIAEYADAGGYEHETVWDQCTVAALGVPFERARYRELTSLSGGEQKRLALEALLRGPDEVLLLDEPDNYLDVPTKRWLEERLRATDKTVLLVSHDRELLARAADRLITLEPGAAGSTAWVHGGSFATYHQARADRMDRLDELRRRWDEQHEKLRILVANLKVKASANDGFASRYQAAQTRLRKFEEAGPPEERPPAQEFDMRLRGARTGKRAVVADRLELTGLMRPFDTEIWYGDRVGVLGSNGSGKSHFLRLLARGGTDPDPSLGHVTAVAEDLRPVEHTGRAVLGARVVPGLFAQTHAHPEFVGRTLLEILHRGDDLRDGMPRDAASSALDRYGLVRQAQQAFESLSGGQQARFQVLQLELSGATLLLLDEPTDNLDLESAEALEEALGRFEGTVVAVTHDRWFARSFDRFLVFGTDGEVYESDEPVWDERRVARAR; from the coding sequence GTGGGGTACATCGACGCATCCGGGATCTCACTGACGCTTCCCGACGGCAGACCGCTTCTCGACGAGGTGTCGTTCCGGGTCGGGGCGGGCTCGACCAGCGCTCTGATCGGGCCGAACGGGGCGGGGAAGACGACGCTGCTGCGGATCATCCGCGGCGAGCAGCCGGCCGACGACGGGGTGGTGACCATCGACGGCGGACTCGGCGTCATGGACCAGTTCGTCGGGCACGGCGAGCCGGGCCAGACCGTGCACGAGCTGCTCGTGCGGGTGGCTCCCACCCGCCTCCGTGCCGCCGCGGAGGCGCTGGAGGCCGCGGAGAACGCCCTCATCGATCGCGACGAGCACGACACCCAGATGGCCTACGCCTCCGCCATCGCCGAGTACGCGGACGCCGGCGGATACGAGCACGAGACCGTGTGGGATCAGTGCACCGTGGCAGCGCTCGGCGTGCCGTTCGAGCGGGCACGGTACCGCGAGCTCACCTCCCTCTCCGGCGGAGAGCAGAAACGGCTCGCCCTGGAGGCGCTGCTCCGTGGCCCCGATGAGGTGCTCCTGCTCGACGAGCCGGACAACTACCTCGACGTGCCGACCAAGCGGTGGCTCGAGGAGCGGCTGCGCGCCACGGACAAGACCGTGCTGCTGGTGTCGCACGACCGCGAGCTCCTCGCCAGAGCCGCCGATCGGCTGATCACGCTGGAACCCGGTGCGGCGGGGTCGACCGCCTGGGTGCACGGCGGGAGCTTCGCGACCTACCATCAGGCGCGCGCCGATCGGATGGACCGGCTCGACGAGCTGCGCCGGCGGTGGGACGAGCAGCATGAGAAGCTCCGCATCCTGGTGGCGAACCTCAAGGTCAAGGCGTCCGCGAACGACGGCTTCGCGTCCCGGTATCAGGCGGCGCAGACGCGACTGCGGAAGTTCGAGGAGGCGGGCCCGCCCGAGGAGCGGCCCCCGGCGCAGGAGTTCGACATGCGCCTCCGCGGGGCCAGGACCGGGAAGCGGGCGGTCGTGGCTGACCGACTCGAGCTGACCGGTCTCATGCGGCCCTTCGACACCGAGATCTGGTACGGCGACCGGGTGGGCGTGCTCGGGTCGAACGGCTCAGGCAAATCGCACTTCCTGCGACTGCTGGCCCGCGGTGGCACCGACCCGGATCCGTCCCTGGGACATGTGACCGCGGTCGCGGAGGACCTCCGCCCCGTCGAGCACACCGGACGCGCGGTGCTGGGCGCCCGCGTGGTGCCGGGGCTCTTCGCGCAGACCCACGCGCACCCGGAGTTCGTCGGCCGCACGCTGCTGGAGATCCTGCATCGGGGGGACGACCTCCGCGACGGCATGCCCCGGGACGCGGCGAGCTCGGCCCTGGACAGGTACGGCCTCGTCCGCCAGGCCCAGCAGGCGTTCGAGTCGCTCTCCGGCGGACAGCAGGCGCGGTTCCAGGTGCTCCAGCTCGAGCTGTCCGGCGCGACCCTCCTCCTCCTCGACGAGCCCACCGACAACCTCGACCTGGAGTCGGCCGAGGCGCTGGAGGAGGCGCTCGGACGCTTCGAGGGCACCGTGGTCGCGGTCACCCACGACCGATGGTTCGCTCGCTCCTTCGACCGGTTCCTCGTGTTCGGCACGGACGGCGAGGTCTACGAATCCGACGAGCCGGTCTGGGACGAGCGGCGGGTGGCGCGTGCACGCTGA
- a CDS encoding GuaB3 family IMP dehydrogenase-related protein — protein sequence MEIELGRGKRARRAYTFDDIAVVPSRRTRNPEDVSTAWTIDAFGFEIPVLGAPMDSVVSPRTAIMLGQLGGLGVLDLEGLWTRYEDPEPLLAEIAGLAVDRATVRMQELYSEPIKPELITRRLAEIREAGVTVAGSLTPQRTQEFYDTVAAAGVDLFVIRGTTVSAEHVSSVAEPLNLKKFIYDLDVPVIVGGAATYTAALHLMRTGAAGVLVGFGGGAASTTRATLGIHAPMATAVSDVAAARRDYLDESGGRYVHVIADGGVGTSGDIVKALAMGADAVMLGVALARATDAPGQGFHWGPEAHHPKLPRGRRVEVGGIGTLEEILYGPAPVADGTANLIGALRKSMATTGYSDLKEFQRVEVVLAPYEA from the coding sequence ATGGAGATCGAGCTCGGCCGAGGAAAGCGCGCGCGTCGCGCGTACACGTTCGACGACATCGCGGTGGTGCCCTCGCGGCGCACGCGGAACCCCGAGGACGTGTCCACCGCATGGACGATCGACGCCTTCGGCTTCGAGATCCCGGTGCTCGGGGCGCCGATGGACTCGGTCGTCAGCCCGCGCACCGCGATCATGCTCGGGCAGCTCGGCGGCCTGGGGGTGCTCGACCTCGAGGGGCTCTGGACCCGGTACGAGGACCCGGAGCCGCTTCTCGCCGAGATCGCCGGCCTCGCGGTGGACCGCGCGACCGTGCGCATGCAGGAGCTCTACTCGGAGCCCATCAAGCCCGAGCTCATCACCCGCCGACTCGCCGAGATCCGCGAAGCCGGCGTCACCGTCGCCGGCTCCCTCACCCCGCAGCGCACGCAGGAGTTCTACGACACCGTCGCCGCGGCCGGCGTCGACCTGTTCGTCATCCGGGGCACGACCGTCTCCGCCGAGCACGTGTCGAGCGTGGCGGAGCCGCTGAACCTCAAGAAGTTCATCTACGACCTCGACGTGCCGGTGATCGTGGGCGGAGCCGCGACCTACACGGCGGCCCTGCACCTCATGCGCACCGGTGCCGCCGGCGTGCTCGTGGGCTTCGGCGGCGGCGCGGCGTCCACCACCCGGGCCACCCTCGGCATCCACGCGCCCATGGCCACCGCGGTGTCCGATGTGGCCGCGGCTCGCCGTGACTACCTCGACGAGTCCGGCGGGCGCTATGTCCACGTGATCGCCGACGGCGGCGTCGGCACCTCCGGCGACATCGTGAAGGCGCTCGCCATGGGCGCAGACGCCGTCATGCTCGGGGTCGCCCTGGCTCGCGCGACGGACGCTCCCGGCCAGGGATTCCACTGGGGCCCCGAGGCGCACCACCCGAAGCTGCCCCGCGGACGACGCGTCGAGGTCGGCGGGATCGGCACGCTGGAGGAGATCCTCTACGGTCCGGCGCCGGTCGCCGACGGCACCGCGAACCTCATCGGCGCGCTGCGCAAGTCGATGGCCACCACCGGGTACTCCGATCTCAAGGAGTTCCAGCGGGTGGAGGTCGTGCTGGCCCCGTACGAGGCCTGA
- a CDS encoding glycosyltransferase family 2 protein: MPELTWIETVVVVILLLCVLIGTLPVVNTGLQFLMLPLHAFRNHCGKAAPYHPNVAVVIPAWNEGLVIGPAIERLLQLEYPAERLRVFVVDDASTDDTPAIVQQKAATYPGRVVHLRREKGGEGKAHTLNHGLDVVLADPWTEAVLIMDADVIFARDSLRKLTRHLADEEVGAVTAYIAEGSRDRNYLTRFIAIEYVIGQLSARRTQNVGGAIACLAGGAQLHSRANLEAIGGRIPTGTLAEDTMTTFESQLHGRRMVFEPHAVVLAEEPRTIESLWKQRLRWARGNVQLTSIYKKLWFRPSRDHNLGSIPFGLAWFTILLMPALLLLAATAMIVLLLLHSDVAEFVFRFMWIAAAAIYIFSMLYSVQLDPRIGRQSWREAIMFPGLGALILMALALFPWALDGLIGAAGQESTEQTRVLWLLAFALWGPVSMLGIWLARAVEPLPAGRFFAGLLLYVCGYGSLLCAITADSYLKEWRRADASWIKTEKIGRVDS; encoded by the coding sequence ATGCCCGAGCTGACCTGGATCGAGACGGTCGTCGTCGTCATCCTCCTCCTCTGCGTGCTGATCGGCACGCTCCCGGTCGTCAACACCGGGCTGCAGTTCCTCATGCTGCCGCTGCACGCCTTCCGCAATCACTGCGGCAAGGCCGCGCCGTACCACCCGAACGTGGCCGTGGTCATCCCGGCGTGGAACGAGGGCCTGGTCATCGGCCCCGCGATCGAGCGGCTGCTCCAGCTCGAGTACCCCGCCGAGCGCCTCCGCGTCTTCGTCGTCGACGACGCATCCACGGACGACACCCCGGCGATCGTGCAGCAGAAGGCGGCGACCTACCCGGGGCGCGTGGTCCACCTGCGGCGCGAGAAGGGTGGCGAGGGCAAGGCGCACACGCTGAACCACGGCCTCGACGTCGTGCTCGCCGACCCGTGGACCGAAGCGGTGCTCATCATGGACGCCGACGTGATCTTCGCGCGGGACTCCCTGCGCAAGCTCACCCGGCACCTCGCGGACGAGGAGGTCGGGGCCGTCACGGCCTACATCGCGGAGGGCAGCAGGGACCGCAACTACCTCACCCGGTTCATCGCGATCGAGTACGTCATCGGCCAGCTCTCGGCACGGCGCACGCAGAACGTCGGGGGAGCGATCGCCTGCCTCGCCGGGGGCGCCCAGCTGCATTCCCGCGCGAACCTCGAGGCGATCGGCGGTCGCATCCCGACGGGCACGCTCGCCGAGGACACCATGACGACCTTCGAGAGTCAGCTCCACGGCCGCCGGATGGTGTTCGAGCCGCACGCCGTGGTGCTCGCCGAGGAGCCGCGGACGATCGAGAGTCTCTGGAAGCAGCGGCTGCGCTGGGCGCGCGGCAACGTGCAGCTCACCTCGATCTACAAGAAGCTCTGGTTCCGTCCGAGTCGCGACCACAACCTGGGCAGCATCCCCTTCGGGCTGGCCTGGTTCACGATCCTGCTGATGCCGGCGCTCCTGCTCCTCGCCGCCACCGCGATGATCGTCCTCCTGCTCCTGCACAGCGACGTCGCGGAGTTCGTGTTCCGGTTCATGTGGATCGCCGCGGCGGCCATCTACATCTTCTCGATGCTCTACTCCGTCCAGCTCGATCCGCGCATCGGGCGGCAGTCCTGGCGCGAGGCGATCATGTTCCCGGGGCTCGGGGCGCTGATCCTCATGGCCCTGGCGCTGTTCCCCTGGGCCCTGGACGGCCTGATCGGCGCGGCCGGGCAGGAGTCGACGGAGCAGACGCGTGTGCTGTGGCTGCTGGCGTTCGCCCTCTGGGGGCCGGTGTCGATGCTCGGCATCTGGCTCGCGCGGGCGGTCGAGCCGCTTCCGGCCGGACGCTTCTTCGCGGGCCTGCTGCTCTACGTCTGCGGCTACGGATCACTGCTGTGCGCGATCACCGCCGACTCGTACCTCAAGGAGTGGCGTCGCGCGGATGCCTCCTGGATCAAGACCGAGAAGATCGGACGGGTCGACTCATGA